One Hippoglossus stenolepis isolate QCI-W04-F060 chromosome 22, HSTE1.2, whole genome shotgun sequence DNA segment encodes these proteins:
- the LOC124851312 gene encoding uncharacterized protein LOC124851312, with protein MSSVQGLREFVSERLTSAAEEIFRVFEQTVVEYEKEIVRQRRLLDIVWKPEIKLHRTKLPQQHVCRKKKEVLTDQQLCDQETNSSLDQEDPQTPTAAAEEIPRVTQNIILEFNEDINYQRRLLDLVWKPEIKLHRTELPQQHICKEEEVLSDQDKNSSLDQGDPEPPQIKEEQERVCTSQEGEQPVLKQKSDAVMFTPTNEEINHSGQEPKSDQLLSHNSPVAESQDQRGSNDVDPGSTTVEESKSKKRKMTRHSDYVDNSFPTKRHRNTHTGKKCSTCDICGKSFRCKSILVVHMRIHTGEKPYSCKTCGKGFTRPYNLEYHMMSHTSEKPYPCNNCGKAFKTRCVLNVHMRIHTGEKPYSCKTCGKGFKQIGGLNSHMSVHSDERLYSCETCGKRFKYKSVILDHMRIHTGEKPYSCKTCGKCFGRHNYLKYHMMSHTREKPYPCNNCGKAFKTSYVLKVHMRNHTGEKPYLCKTCGKSFKTKSTMLYHMRIHTGEKPYLCKTCGKSFKTKSTMLDHMRIHTGEKPYSCKTCGKSFSQLSSLHRHIRIHTSLTFQSGNEMEYKTAKNSLRKTLNAKKRYKEKLDGTATGITNSTITLPEQLNQFYTRFETSSSNTQGQHTLTHPDHTTHTIPHSVTDCQISSLAGRSLDNTILKLSDDTTVIGLITDGVETAYRREVSSLVTWWEENNLTLNKDKAKEMIVDMRKERRTHWPLFIRGLEVERLTGQESTTAAVLPEEAEEIQHVTKDPQQLGSTTAMETTERITRTSLPSLQDIYHCRVHRRACSIVKDPTQPQHGLFTPLPSVQKVAKNPQSAEVNTGSFISVFEWKQREDDNKHIIGEEVTMSSVQGLREFVSERLTSAAEEIFRVFEQTVVEYEKEIVRQRRLLDIVWKPEIKLHRTKLPQYVCKEKEEVLTEQQLCGQERSSSLDQEDPEPPQIKEERDELCSSQEGEQLVLKKESDPFMFTPTNEEVDHSGEEPKIDQLLSHNSPVAESQDQRGSDDMDPGSTRDEESKRKKTHHDNTSHSDNVDNSFPTKRHRNTHKSKKSLTCDTCGKSFKFKSWLIIHLRTHTGERPYPCKTCGKGFTDIPTLNVHLRIHTGERPYICEICGKSFRIKTDLLLHLRIHTGEKPYSCNTCGKRFNQKTSLNKHLKIHTGEKPYSCETCGRAFRQNSILKNHMRTHTGEKPYGCETCARSFSCSRSLQKHNRIHSDES; from the exons ATGTCTTCAGTTCAGGGTTTGAGAGAGTTTGTCAGTGAGCGACTaacttctgctgctgaagaaataTTCAGAGTCTTTGAACAAACTGTCGTCGAGTACGAGAAAGAGATCGTTCGTCAGCGCAGGTTGTTGGATATCGTTTGGAAACCTGAGATAAAGCTTCACAGGACAA AGCTCCCGCAGCAACATGTATGtaggaagaagaaggaagttctcactgaccagcagctctgtgaccaGGAGACAAACTCTagtctggaccaagaggacCCACAGacaccaactgctgctgctgaagaaataCCCAGAGTCACTCAGAATATTATCCTTGAGTTCAATGAAGACATTAATTATCAGCGCAGACTACTGGATCTTGTTTGGAAACCTGAGATAAAACTACACAGGACAG AGCTCCCACAGCAACATAtctgtaaggaggaggaggttctcagTGACCAGGACAAGAACTCCAGTCTGGACCAAGGGGACCCAGAgcctccacagattaaagaggagcaggagagagtcTGCAccagtcaggagggagagcagcctGTACTGAAGCAGAAGAGCGATGCTGTTATGTTTACTCCTACTAATGAGGAGATCAACCACAGTGGACAAGAACCAAAGAGtgaccagctcctctctcacaacTCTCCTGTAGCTGAGAGCCAAGATCAGAGAGGAAGCAATGATGTGGACCCGGGATCAACTACAGTTGAAGAGTCAAAGAGTAAGAAGAGAAAGATGACGCGTCACAGTGACTATGTAGACAACTCTTTCCCAACAAAGAGACACCGTAACACTCACACAGGTAAAAAGTGTTCAACATGTGACatttgtgggaaaagttttagaTGTAAATCTATATTAGTCGTACATATGAgaatccacacaggtgagaagccatattcttgcaAAACATGTGGCAAAGGTTTCACACGTCCTTATAACCTGGAATATcacatgatgtcacacacaAGTGAGAAGCCATATCCTTGCAATAATTGTGGGAAAGCTTTTAAAACAAGATGTGTCTTAAATGTCCACATGAGGATTCACACGGGTGAGAAGCCGTATTCTTGCAAAACATGTGGGAAAGGTTTCAAACAGATTGGTGGGCTGAACTCTCACATGAGTGTCCACTCAGATGAGAGGTTGTATTCCTGTGAAACATGTGGGAAAAGGTTCAAGTATAAAAGCGTCATACTGGACCACATGAgaatccacacaggtgagaagccatattcttgcaAAACATGTGGCAAATGTTTCGGACGTCATAATTACCTGAAATATcacatgatgtcacacacaAGGGAGAAGCCATATCCTTGCAATAATTGTGGGaaagcttttaaaacaagttatGTCTTAAAAGTCCACATGAGGAatcacactggtgagaagcccTATTTGTGCAAAACATGTGGGAAAAGCTTCAAGACTAAAAGCACCATGCTGTACCACATGAGAATTCACACGGGTGAGAAGCCCTATTTGTGCAAAACATGTGGGAAAAGCTTCAAGACTAAAAGCACCATGCTGGACCACATGAgaatccacacaggtgagaagccatattcttgcaAAACATGTGGCAAAAGTTTTTCTCAGTTATCATCATTACATAGGCATATTAGGATTCATACA TCTCTTACATTTCAATCAGGGAACGAGATGGAGTACAAAACAGCAAAGAACAGTCTGAGAAAAACGCTAAATGCTAAAAAGCGGTACAAGGAGAAACTGGACGGCACAGCCACAGGGATCACCAACTCCACCATCACCCTGCCTGAACAGCTCAACCAATTCTACACCCGCTTCGAGAcctccagcagcaacacacagggacaacacacactcacacacccagaCCACACAACCCACACAATTCCACACTCTGTGACTGACTGTCAGATTTCCTCGCTGGCAGGCCGCAGTCT GGACAACACCATCCTGAAATTATCTGACGACACCACAGTCATTGGACTTATTACTGACGGTGTGGAAACAGCATATAGACGTGAGGTGTCTAGTCTGGTGACATGGTGGGAAGAGAACAACCTCACCCTCAACAAGGACAAGGCCAAGGAAATGATTGTGGAcatgagaaaggagaggagaactCATTGGCCACTGTTCATCCGGGGGCTTGAGGTGGAGAGGCTGA CTGGACAAGAAAGCACAACAGCAGCTGTACTTCCTGAGGAGGCCGAGGAAATTCAGCATGTCACCAAAGATCCTCAGCAACTTGGGAGCACCACTGCAATGGAGACCACTGAGAGGATCACCAGGACATCACTACCCTCTCTGCAGGACATCTACCACTGCAGAGTCCACAGAAGAGCCTGCTCCATTGTCAAGGACCCCACCCAACCCCAACACGGACTGTTCACACCTCTGCCCTCTG tccagaaggtggcg AAGAATCCACAATCAGCGGAGGTGAACACCGGAAGCTTTATCAGCGTGTTTGAGTGGAAGCAGCGCGAAGACGATAATAAACACATCATTGGTGAAGAAGTAACAATGTCTTCAGTTCAGGGTTTGAGAGAGTTTGTCAGTGAGCGACTaacttctgctgctgaagaaataTTCAGAGTCTTTGAACAAACTGTCGTCGAGTACGAGAAAGAGATCGTTCGTCAGCGCAGGTTGTTGGATATCGTTTGGAAACCTGAGATAAAGCTTCACAGGACAA agCTCCCACAGTATGTCTgtaaggagaaggaggaggttctcactgagcagcagctctgtggccaGGAGAGAAGCtccagtctggaccaagaggacccagagcctccacagattaaagaggagcGGGATGAACTCTGCAGcagtcaggagggagagcagcttgtACTGAAGAAGGAGAGTGATCCCTTTATGTTTACTCCTACTAATGAGGAGGTCGACCACAGTGGAGAAGAACCAAAGATtgaccagctcctctctcacaacTCTCCTGTAGCTGAGAGCCAAGATCAGAGAGGAAGCGATGATATGGACCCGGGATCAACTAGAGATGAAGAGTCGAAGAGAAAGAAGACGCATCACGATAACACAAGTCACAGTGACAATGTAGACAACTCTTTCCCAACAAAGAGACACCGTAACACtcacaaaagtaaaaagtcttTAACatgtgacacttgtggaaaatCGTTTAAGTTCAAGTCCTGGTTAATTATACATCTGAGAACCCACACAGGTGAGAGGCCATACCCTTGCAAGACCTGTGGTAAAGGCTTCACTGACATACCAACATTGAATGTTCATCTAAGAATCCATACAGGTGAGAGGCCATATATTTGTGAAATATGTGGGAAAAGTTTCAGAATTAAGACAGACTTGTTGCTCCACTTGAGAatccacacaggagagaaaccgtaCTCCTGCAACACTTGTGGGAAAAGATTCAATCAGAAAACAAGTTTGAACAAGCATTTGAAAattcacacaggtgagaagccatattcttgcGAGACTTGTGGGAGAGCTTTTAGACAAAATAGCATCCTTAAAAACCACATGAGaacccacacaggtgagaaACCCTATGGTTGTGAAACATGTGCAAGAAGCTTCAGTTGTTCAAGATCATTGCAAAAGCACAATAGAATTCATTCAGATGAAAGTTGA
- the LOC124851313 gene encoding zinc finger protein 260-like, translating to MSSVQGLREFVSERLTSAAEEIFRVFEQTVVEYEKEIVRQRRLLDIVWKPEIKLHRTKLPQQHVCRQKKEVLTDQQLCDQETNASLDQEDPQTPTAAAEEIPRVTQNIILEFNEDINYQRRLLDLVWKPEIKLYRTELPQQHICKEEEVLSDQAQNSSLDQEDPEPPQIKEEQERLCTNQEGEQLVLKQKNDAVMFTPTNEEIDHSGQEPKSDQLLSHYSPVAESQDQRGSNDVDPGSTRDEESKSKKRKKTRHNNTSHSDYVDKSFPTKRHRNTYTGKKCSTCDICGKSFRFKSILVVHMRIHTSEKPYPCKTCGKGFRHHYNLKYHMMSHTSEKPYPCNNCGKSFKTRCILKVHMRIHTGEKPYSCKTCGKGFKQIGGLNSHSVHSDERLYSCETCGKRFKTKTVILDHMRIHTGKKPYSCKTCGKCFGRQNYLKYHMMSHTGEKPYPCNNCGKAFKTSHVLKVHMRNHTGEKPYLCKTCGKSFKTKSTMLYHMRNHTGEKPYLCKTCGKSFKTKSTMLYHMRNHTGEKPYLCKTCGKSFKTKSTMLYHMRNHTGEKPYLCKTCGKSFKTKSTMLDHMRIHTGEKPYSCKTCGKCFGRQNYLKYHMMSHTGEKPYPCNNCGKAFKTSHVLKVHMRNHTGEKPYLCKTCGKSFKTKSTMLYHMRNHTGEKPYLCKTCGKSFKTKSTMLDHMRIHTGEKPYSCKTCGKSFSQLSSLHRHIRIHTV from the exons AGCTCCCGCAGCAGCATGTATGTAGACAGAAGAAGGAAGTTctcactgaccagcagctctgtgaccaGGAGACAAACGCTagtctggaccaagaggacCCACAGacaccaactgctgctgctgaagaaataCCCAGAGTCACTCAGAATATTATCCTTGAGTTCAATGAAGACATTAATTATCAGCGCAGACTACTGGATCTTGTTTGGAAACCTGAGATAAAACTATACAGGACAG AGCTCCCACAGCAACATAtctgtaaggaggaggaggttctcagTGACCAGGCCCAAAACtccagtctggaccaagaggacccagagcctccacagattaaagaggagcaggagagactCTGCACcaatcaggagggagagcagcttgtACTGAAGCAGAAGAACGATGCCGTTATGTTTACTCCTACTAATGAGGAGATCGACCACAGTGGACAAGAACCAAAGAGtgaccagctcctctctcactaCTCTCCTGTAGCTGAGAGCCAAGATCAGAGAGGAAGCAATGATGTGGACCCGGGATCAACTAGAGATGAAGAGTCAAAGAgtaagaagagaaagaagacgcGTCACAATAACACAAGTCACAGTGACTATGTAGACAAATCTTTCCCAACAAAGAGACACCGTAACACTTACACAGGTAAAAAGTGTTCAACATGTGACatttgtgggaaaagttttagatttaaatctATATTGGTTGTACATATGAGAATCCACACAAGTGAGAAGCCATATCCTTGCAAAACATGTGGCAAAGGTTTCAGACATCATTACAACCTGAAATATcacatgatgtcacacacaAGTGAGAAGCCATATCCTTGCAATAATTGTGGGAAATCTTTTAAAACAAGATGTATCTTAAAAGTCCACATGAGgattcacactggtgagaagccatattcttgcaAAACATGTGGGAAAGGTTTCAAACAGATTGGTGGGCTGAACTCTCACAGTGTCCACTCAGATGAGAGGTTGTATTCCTGTGAAACATGTGGGAAAAGGTTCAAGACTAAAACAGTCATACTGGACCACATGAGAATCCACACAGGTAagaagccatattcttgcaAAACATGTGGCAAATGTTTCGGACGTCAGAATTACCTGAAATATcacatgatgtcacacacaggtgagaagccatatccTTGCAATAATTGTGGGaaagcttttaaaacaagtCATGTCTTAAAGGTCCACATGAGGAATCACACGGGTGAGAAGCCGTATTTGTGCAAAACATGTGGGAAAAGCTTCAAGACTAAAAGCACCATGCTGTACCACATGAGGAATCACACGGGTGAGAAGCCCTATTTGTGCAAAACATGTGGGAAAAGCTTCAAGACTAAAAGCACCATGCTGTACCACATGAGGAATCACACGGGTGAGAAGCCGTATTTGTGCAAAACATGTGGGAAAAGCTTCAAGACTAAAAGCACCATGCTGTACCACATGAGGAATCACACGGGTGAGAAGCCCTATTTGTGCAAAACATGTGGGAAAAGCTTCAAGACTAAAAGCACCATGCTGGACCACATGAgaatccacacaggtgagaagccatattcttgcaAAACATGTGGCAAATGTTTCGGACGTCAGAATTACCTGAAATATcacatgatgtcacacacaggtgagaagccatatccTTGCAATAATTGTGGGaaagcttttaaaacaagtCATGTCTTAAAGGTCCACATGAGGAATCACACGGGTGAGAAGCCGTATTTGTGCAAAACATGTGGGAAAAGCTTCAAGACTAAAAGCACCATGCTGTACCACATGAGGAATCACACGGGTGAGAAGCCGTATTTGTGCAAAACATGTGGGAAAAGCTTCAAGACTAAAAGCACCATGCTGGACCACATGAGAATCCACACgggtgagaagccatattcttgcaAAACATGTGGCAAAAGTTTTTCTCAGTTATCATCATTACATAGGCATATTAGGATTCATACAGTTTAA